In Iodobacter fluviatilis, one DNA window encodes the following:
- a CDS encoding pilus assembly FimT family protein, whose protein sequence is MDSQAGKQAGFSLIELMVTIVIFVMLTLTAVSLGSSWLVLSDLQKSESVLKMAHSKAKALAIRNANGTAAGLQITGQKVFICAGNVAGGGCTASTAIWSAAFAKNAAVSISDSDSSDITTIQLDRTGLAARALTYSITEKGDRVNGKLV, encoded by the coding sequence GTGGATTCACAAGCTGGTAAGCAAGCAGGCTTCAGCCTGATTGAGCTGATGGTGACCATAGTGATTTTTGTCATGCTGACGCTTACAGCCGTTTCTCTGGGCTCTTCCTGGCTGGTTTTGAGTGATTTGCAAAAATCAGAAAGCGTTTTAAAAATGGCACACTCCAAAGCTAAAGCACTGGCCATCAGAAACGCCAACGGCACAGCAGCTGGCTTGCAAATTACCGGGCAAAAAGTCTTTATCTGCGCTGGCAATGTGGCAGGTGGCGGCTGCACGGCCAGCACTGCAATCTGGTCAGCGGCTTTTGCAAAAAATGCCGCGGTCAGCATCAGCGACAGCGACAGCAGCGATATCACCACCATTCAGCTGGACAGAACGGGCCTTGCCGCCAGAGCACTGACTTACTCCATTACAGAAAAAGGCGATCGCGTTAATGGCAAGCTTGTATAA
- a CDS encoding type IV pilin protein, whose translation MKKNGFTLIEMMIVVAIIAILASIAIPSYQRYIRQAAAKSAAGDLVSLSLFFEQKLQRRLSYEFTGADGNVIDELTTNTTETTKALVTGWQPSQSDFTYKTIIADDRNSYSLTAISTKFTCTLKLTSANDRKATGADCGFTSW comes from the coding sequence ATGAAAAAGAATGGTTTTACTCTGATAGAAATGATGATTGTTGTGGCCATTATTGCCATTCTGGCCTCGATTGCCATTCCCAGTTATCAGCGTTATATCCGCCAAGCGGCAGCAAAATCTGCAGCAGGAGATTTAGTTTCTTTATCGCTATTTTTCGAACAAAAACTACAGCGCAGATTAAGTTACGAATTCACTGGCGCCGATGGCAATGTCATTGACGAGCTAACCACCAATACAACGGAAACGACTAAGGCATTAGTCACCGGCTGGCAGCCCTCTCAATCCGACTTTACTTACAAAACAATTATTGCGGATGATAGAAACAGCTACAGCCTGACTGCCATCAGCACAAAATTCACCTGCACACTCAAGCTGACTTCCGCTAACGACCGAAAAGCAACAGGAGCCGATTGTGGATTCACAAGCTGGTAA
- a CDS encoding type IV pilin protein, which produces MNRGFTLIEMMIVVAIIGILAAIALPSYQDSVRKSRRSDAVVMIAKIQQAEEKWRANNTAYTSDFGASGLKLSSSDTITSDSGFYEVKVSQPSGSGYVITAKAGKTQSKDTGCTELVMTISHGNASGSPAQCWQK; this is translated from the coding sequence ATGAACAGAGGCTTTACACTTATTGAAATGATGATCGTCGTAGCCATCATCGGCATTCTTGCGGCCATCGCCCTTCCAAGCTACCAGGACAGCGTGCGAAAAAGCCGCCGCAGCGATGCCGTGGTGATGATTGCAAAAATCCAGCAGGCCGAAGAAAAGTGGCGGGCAAACAATACCGCTTACACCAGCGATTTTGGTGCATCTGGGCTCAAGCTAAGCAGCAGCGATACCATCACAAGCGATAGTGGGTTTTATGAAGTAAAGGTCAGCCAGCCCTCAGGCTCTGGCTATGTCATTACCGCCAAAGCGGGCAAAACACAAAGTAAAGATACAGGCTGCACTGAATTGGTGATGACCATCAGTCATGGCAATGCAAGCGGCTCCCCGGCCCAGTGCTGGCAAAAATAA
- a CDS encoding L-threonylcarbamoyladenylate synthase — protein MTSDLDQALALLKAGELVGIPTETVYGLAADAAQPLAVAKIFAAKGRPNDHPVIVHIAGKAQLSDWATEIPDDAWKLADAFWPGPLTLILKKQPHVSYAVTGGQDSVGLRAPDHPITHELLQRFGGGIAAPSANQFGHVSPTTAQHVRDEFSPESVSLILDGGACDVGVESTIISLIGPRPVLLRPGGVAREAIEAVLGHSVEHLQNASSAKIRASGLLDSHYAPRTTLLTGNQTQMAAAAQARAGQKLAVLHTQAPLPQDDTTLHILMPDNADEYAQMIYATLRDLDTQGLDAILLVLPPNEPAWLAVHDRLGRAAHQKMTPD, from the coding sequence ATGACTAGCGATCTGGATCAAGCCCTTGCCCTTCTTAAAGCCGGAGAGCTGGTCGGCATTCCCACTGAAACAGTTTATGGCTTAGCCGCAGATGCAGCTCAGCCACTGGCCGTGGCCAAAATTTTTGCCGCTAAAGGCCGCCCGAACGATCACCCTGTCATTGTGCATATTGCAGGAAAAGCACAGCTCAGTGATTGGGCCACAGAGATCCCTGATGATGCATGGAAACTGGCCGATGCTTTTTGGCCCGGCCCGCTGACGCTAATCCTAAAAAAACAACCGCATGTTTCCTATGCCGTCACCGGCGGGCAAGACAGTGTAGGTTTACGCGCGCCTGATCACCCAATTACCCACGAGCTATTGCAGCGCTTTGGCGGCGGCATTGCCGCCCCATCGGCCAATCAGTTCGGCCATGTCAGCCCCACTACCGCACAACATGTAAGGGATGAATTCAGTCCTGAAAGTGTGTCGCTGATTCTGGATGGCGGCGCTTGTGACGTGGGCGTTGAATCAACCATTATCAGCCTGATCGGCCCGCGCCCGGTTTTACTTCGCCCCGGTGGTGTAGCCCGTGAGGCAATTGAAGCCGTGCTGGGCCACAGCGTTGAACACTTACAAAACGCCAGCAGCGCCAAGATTCGTGCCTCAGGCTTATTGGATTCTCACTATGCACCGCGCACCACGCTATTAACCGGCAATCAGACACAAATGGCGGCTGCAGCCCAGGCAAGAGCGGGGCAAAAGCTGGCGGTATTGCACACACAAGCGCCCTTGCCACAGGATGACACCACGCTGCACATCCTGATGCCGGATAACGCGGATGAATACGCACAAATGATTTACGCCACTTTGCGCGATTTAGATACTCAGGGGCTGGATGCTATTTTACTGGTGCTTCCGCCTAATGAGCCCGCTTGGCTGGCAGTACACGACCGACTGGGCCGGGCCGCGCATCAAAAAATGACCCCGGACTAA
- the luxS gene encoding S-ribosylhomocysteine lyase, whose amino-acid sequence MPLLDSFTVDHTRMQAPAVRVAKTMLTPSKDTITVFDLRFSVPNQEILSERGIHTLEHLFAGFMRDHLNGDGVEIIDISPMGCRTGFYMSLCGAPSEARVASAWKLAMEDVLKVKEQSEIPELNEYQCGTFVMHSLEEAQGIAKNVIARGIGVNRNDELALSAEKLQSL is encoded by the coding sequence ATGCCTTTATTAGATAGTTTTACCGTTGATCACACCCGTATGCAGGCCCCTGCGGTGCGCGTTGCCAAAACCATGCTGACCCCAAGTAAAGACACGATCACTGTGTTTGATTTGCGTTTTAGCGTGCCTAATCAGGAAATTCTTTCTGAGCGCGGCATTCATACCCTAGAGCATTTATTTGCGGGCTTTATGCGTGACCATCTGAATGGCGATGGCGTAGAGATTATTGATATTTCGCCTATGGGCTGTCGTACTGGTTTTTATATGAGCTTATGCGGTGCCCCTAGCGAAGCGCGTGTGGCAAGTGCATGGAAGTTGGCGATGGAGGATGTTTTAAAGGTAAAAGAGCAAAGTGAGATTCCGGAGTTGAACGAATACCAGTGCGGTACTTTTGTGATGCATTCATTGGAAGAAGCACAAGGTATTGCAAAAAATGTGATTGCCCGAGGTATTGGCGTCAATCGCAATGATGAATTAGCACTCTCAGCGGAAAAGCTGCAGTCCCTTTAA
- a CDS encoding DHA2 family efflux MFS transporter permease subunit produces the protein MKAILPGLSRSDTPERIYAHRYIIAMSVTLACVLELLDTSIVNVAVPHMMGSLGATLDEITWVSIGYVVANVIVLPISGFLAQLFGRRNYFILSIALFIFSSFACGNATSLGGLVFWRIVQGLGGGGLIATAQSTLFDTFPSKEMGTAMAIFGMGIMTGPMLGPTLGGWLTDQYSWPWIFYINLPLGGIALFLTLLYMPEAKHQQAINKIDYIGLILMATGIATLQLLLERGERLEWFTSPEIISYALISFFSLSLFIIRQLEIKHPIVDLSICKDPQFSAGLVMTFLLGASLFSTVFIFPVYVQSLMGYTAWQTGLMILPSAMASGLAMPISAKLVARGVSARALIALGAMLFMYGMWQHYHFTTDSGMNDFLWPMIIRGLGLGMIFMPLNALTMANILPQQIPNAAGLYNLTRQLGGSVGIALSATLLAQLGDAKRAALNEHVISNSAQTIERIAGLKSRLLFMGTPETLAPIKAQALLAQQIAKQAQMLSFAHLFMLFGIAMLCVTPLLFVMKKQTMSAGSDLSH, from the coding sequence ATGAAAGCCATTTTGCCGGGTTTATCCCGATCAGATACGCCGGAGCGTATTTACGCGCATCGCTATATTATTGCGATGTCTGTAACGCTGGCCTGCGTATTGGAATTATTAGATACTAGTATTGTGAATGTTGCTGTGCCGCATATGATGGGTAGCCTTGGCGCAACACTGGATGAAATCACTTGGGTATCCATTGGCTATGTAGTGGCCAATGTAATTGTTCTGCCTATTTCTGGCTTTCTGGCGCAATTATTTGGCCGCAGAAATTACTTTATTTTATCAATTGCCCTGTTTATTTTTTCTTCATTTGCCTGCGGTAATGCCACCAGCTTAGGAGGCCTTGTTTTCTGGCGGATTGTGCAGGGTTTAGGCGGGGGCGGTTTAATTGCCACTGCCCAATCTACTTTATTTGATACCTTTCCCAGCAAGGAAATGGGCACGGCCATGGCTATTTTTGGCATGGGGATTATGACAGGCCCGATGCTGGGACCTACTTTAGGCGGCTGGCTGACCGATCAATATTCATGGCCGTGGATTTTTTATATTAATCTGCCACTCGGCGGTATTGCGCTGTTTCTGACGCTGCTCTATATGCCGGAAGCCAAACACCAACAAGCCATTAACAAAATCGACTATATCGGTTTGATTTTAATGGCCACTGGCATTGCCACTTTACAATTACTACTGGAAAGAGGCGAGCGCTTAGAATGGTTTACCTCTCCCGAAATTATCAGCTATGCGCTGATTAGTTTTTTTTCACTCAGCTTATTTATTATCCGCCAGCTGGAAATCAAACACCCCATTGTTGATTTATCCATCTGTAAAGACCCGCAATTTTCTGCGGGCTTAGTCATGACATTTTTGCTGGGTGCATCGCTCTTTTCAACCGTATTTATTTTTCCTGTTTATGTGCAAAGCTTAATGGGCTATACCGCATGGCAAACGGGATTAATGATTTTACCTTCAGCGATGGCATCGGGTTTAGCCATGCCTATTTCTGCAAAATTAGTTGCGCGGGGTGTTTCTGCCAGAGCGCTGATTGCCCTTGGCGCCATGCTGTTTATGTATGGAATGTGGCAGCATTATCATTTCACGACCGATTCCGGCATGAATGACTTTCTTTGGCCCATGATCATTCGCGGCTTAGGGCTGGGGATGATTTTTATGCCACTGAATGCGCTAACCATGGCCAATATTTTGCCGCAGCAAATTCCTAATGCAGCGGGCTTATATAACTTAACCCGCCAATTAGGCGGCAGTGTCGGCATTGCGCTCTCTGCCACGCTCCTCGCCCAATTAGGCGATGCAAAACGGGCTGCGCTGAACGAGCATGTGATTAGCAATAGTGCTCAGACTATAGAGCGTATTGCCGGATTAAAAAGCCGCTTATTGTTTATGGGCACACCAGAAACACTCGCCCCAATCAAAGCTCAGGCACTCCTCGCCCAGCAAATTGCCAAACAAGCGCAAATGCTGTCTTTTGCACATTTATTTATGCTTTTTGGCATTGCCATGCTATGTGTTACGCCGCTTTTATTTGTCATGAAAAAACAAACCATGAGTGCAGGCAGCGATTTATCGCATTAA
- a CDS encoding HlyD family secretion protein, producing MSTKPASPARSILAIIFLLILCFLGYRWWWGNHHISSDNAQLEGHIVPIAARVSGYVKAVPVSDNQLMPQKSLLIELDPRDYQVKVAQAEADYRQALSAAGHDKQPGEALARIGAATANAAAATAQSHTAEAQITEARANALKARKDLSRSKELAAQKMLSQSALDSAEALLKAADARVSALESALRTSKESANAADQQVAVSSAGLKSAQAKAMAAEATLQFARNQLIDTQVYAPASGVISKKAVEPGQMIQAGQTLMYLVPTDKIWVIANLKETELKQIKLGQEAEIEVDAFPDLKLKGKVDSFSPATGARFTLLPADNSTGNFTKVVQRVPVKIVLDELPKKNPLRPGLSVNVTIHTP from the coding sequence ATGAGCACTAAACCTGCCTCACCTGCACGCAGCATTCTTGCGATTATTTTCCTGCTTATTTTGTGTTTTTTAGGCTACCGCTGGTGGTGGGGAAACCACCATATCAGCAGCGATAATGCTCAGTTAGAAGGGCATATTGTGCCCATAGCAGCCCGGGTAAGTGGCTATGTAAAAGCGGTTCCTGTCAGCGACAATCAGCTAATGCCGCAAAAATCCTTACTCATCGAGCTTGATCCGCGTGACTATCAAGTCAAAGTTGCACAAGCAGAAGCCGACTACCGCCAGGCCCTATCTGCAGCCGGCCACGATAAACAACCTGGAGAAGCGCTTGCACGTATTGGCGCTGCAACGGCCAATGCAGCAGCCGCTACTGCGCAATCCCACACGGCCGAAGCACAGATTACCGAAGCCCGTGCCAATGCATTGAAAGCACGCAAAGATTTATCCCGCAGCAAAGAGCTGGCCGCTCAAAAAATGCTGAGCCAATCCGCATTAGATAGTGCAGAAGCCTTACTTAAAGCAGCCGATGCCCGCGTCAGTGCGCTTGAATCTGCCCTACGCACTTCAAAAGAAAGCGCAAACGCCGCCGACCAGCAAGTTGCTGTTTCTTCTGCTGGCCTTAAGTCTGCTCAGGCTAAAGCCATGGCCGCAGAAGCTACCTTACAATTTGCACGCAATCAGCTGATTGACACACAAGTCTATGCCCCTGCCTCCGGGGTAATCAGCAAAAAAGCGGTCGAGCCGGGCCAGATGATTCAAGCAGGCCAGACACTCATGTATTTAGTACCTACGGATAAAATTTGGGTCATTGCCAATTTAAAAGAAACTGAACTCAAGCAAATTAAGCTGGGCCAGGAAGCTGAAATTGAAGTCGATGCTTTTCCGGATTTAAAACTAAAAGGAAAGGTTGATTCATTCAGCCCTGCTACCGGTGCGCGCTTTACGCTATTACCCGCAGATAACTCAACTGGCAATTTCACAAAAGTGGTACAACGTGTTCCTGTGAAAATTGTTTTAGATGAATTACCTAAAAAAAATCCATTGCGCCCTGGTCTGTCGGTGAATGTAACAATTCATACGCCGTAA
- a CDS encoding TetR/AcrR family transcriptional regulator, whose amino-acid sequence MTDITRTRQRRKEARPGEIIEAALILFHQKGYSATKLDDVARAAGVTKGTVYLYFSNKEALFKAAISETIHPNLDRIEELAVNSTESATQRLRTAIASWATALNDCKGSISKLMISEAGNFPDLTDFYIETVVKRSRLLLIKLIQAGIDSGEFRQTNPDMLARVLFSPILLTSIWRHTYARQDPITYDLNQLAQFHLDIVLHGIAIAPEHTL is encoded by the coding sequence GTGACTGACATCACGCGCACGCGCCAAAGACGCAAAGAAGCCCGCCCTGGCGAGATTATCGAGGCCGCACTTATTTTGTTTCACCAAAAAGGCTATTCAGCAACCAAGCTGGATGATGTCGCGCGTGCTGCAGGTGTAACTAAAGGTACGGTTTACCTCTATTTTTCTAATAAAGAAGCCCTCTTTAAAGCCGCAATCAGCGAAACCATCCATCCTAATCTCGATAGGATTGAAGAGCTGGCCGTCAACAGCACCGAATCAGCCACACAGCGTCTGCGCACCGCAATTGCCAGCTGGGCCACCGCGCTCAATGACTGCAAGGGCAGTATTTCCAAGCTCATGATTTCTGAAGCAGGCAACTTCCCTGATTTAACCGATTTTTATATTGAAACTGTGGTCAAGCGATCACGACTTCTGCTTATCAAACTCATCCAGGCCGGAATAGACAGCGGTGAGTTTCGCCAGACTAACCCCGACATGCTGGCCAGAGTATTATTTTCACCTATTTTGCTGACCAGCATCTGGCGACACACCTATGCCAGACAAGATCCAATTACTTACGACTTAAACCAACTCGCCCAATTTCACCTCGACATCGTTTTGCATGGCATTGCCATCGCCCCGGAGCACACGCTATGA
- a CDS encoding Crp/Fnr family transcriptional regulator — MDHHLLKNFLSQSAIFQDFADEDLDIVLNAAVKRHLPKGTFLFREGDPGESMYILLEGRTRSFTSDNQGKEFVFMIGEPGDVFGEVSLIDDEPRSWSTQTEDDSSFLMFSKQDFREALNALPNAKDQLIMNLARMVRRLSLTMKNLALLDVYGRVRALFEGMLTEADGQEMISEPLTQQAIADRVGSSREMIARILKELVFGGYIRLENKRIILLQKLPERF; from the coding sequence ATGGACCATCATTTACTTAAAAACTTTTTATCGCAATCTGCCATTTTTCAAGATTTTGCTGATGAAGATTTAGACATTGTTTTAAATGCAGCGGTAAAACGTCACCTTCCTAAAGGTACCTTCCTGTTCCGCGAAGGCGACCCTGGCGAATCCATGTATATCCTACTGGAAGGCCGTACACGCTCATTTACCAGCGACAATCAGGGCAAAGAATTTGTCTTTATGATTGGCGAGCCGGGCGATGTATTTGGCGAAGTATCTTTGATTGATGATGAGCCCCGCTCATGGTCTACCCAAACTGAAGACGATTCATCCTTCCTGATGTTCTCCAAACAAGACTTCCGCGAAGCACTGAATGCCCTGCCTAACGCTAAAGACCAGCTGATTATGAATCTGGCCCGCATGGTTCGCCGCCTCTCGCTCACCATGAAAAATCTGGCCTTGCTGGATGTCTATGGCCGCGTTCGCGCCTTATTTGAAGGCATGCTAACCGAAGCGGACGGACAGGAAATGATTTCCGAGCCACTCACCCAGCAAGCCATCGCTGATCGCGTGGGATCTTCCCGTGAAATGATTGCCCGTATTCTGAAAGAACTCGTTTTTGGTGGCTATATCCGCCTTGAAAACAAACGCATCATCCTGCTGCAAAAGCTGCCAGAACGTTTCTGA
- a CDS encoding Crp/Fnr family transcriptional regulator, whose amino-acid sequence MTKNETLRQLLSTVPLFTDLDDEILAAIEKISNRRTLSKGSLLFAEGDIAESMYILIEGRLRCFSSADTGKEFVFYVATAGTSFGEMALIDEEPRSLSIDAAEDCQLLSISKTSFLELLEKTPLLNNNLLRNMIRYNRYLANMVKSLALKDVYGRMRLLLEDLAIDVNGRRYIEDALSQQAIADRVGSSREMIAKLMRELVFGNYIRIENRRIELLQKLPEHF is encoded by the coding sequence ATGACTAAAAATGAAACACTTCGCCAATTACTCTCTACCGTCCCGCTTTTTACAGACTTGGACGATGAGATTCTGGCCGCCATTGAAAAGATCTCGAACCGGCGCACCCTCAGCAAAGGCTCGCTGCTCTTTGCAGAAGGTGATATTGCCGAATCAATGTATATCCTGATCGAAGGGCGATTGCGCTGTTTTTCCAGCGCCGATACCGGTAAAGAATTTGTCTTTTATGTAGCCACCGCTGGAACCAGCTTTGGCGAAATGGCATTAATTGATGAAGAACCCCGCTCGCTCTCTATAGACGCGGCCGAAGACTGCCAATTACTCAGCATCAGCAAAACGTCTTTTCTTGAACTCCTTGAAAAAACACCATTACTTAACAATAACTTGCTGCGGAATATGATTCGTTACAATCGTTACCTAGCAAATATGGTGAAATCTTTAGCACTCAAGGACGTATATGGCCGTATGCGCCTACTACTTGAGGATTTAGCCATAGACGTGAACGGGCGGCGCTATATTGAAGATGCGCTTTCCCAGCAAGCAATCGCAGACCGAGTAGGCTCATCCAGAGAAATGATCGCAAAATTAATGCGTGAGCTGGTATTTGGCAACTATATTCGCATTGAAAATCGACGAATTGAATTATTACAAAAATTACCCGAACATTTTTAA
- a CDS encoding Tim44 domain-containing protein, with protein MSQFSRTLMVTLLTASLFASGMAEAKRVGGGRSSGMQRSQTTRPAAPPPQRNVAPAQQPGQASPQPQRSGMGSIIGGVAAGALGGYLLGNLLNSNNASGTSQSAGGGFPWGLLLLLGAGGYFAMRMMRRRKEAALAASPAFAGMPNQDSAQTDRVFRMGDQAAAVTSASGITRLPDGTETAAFLRQARGSFMHMQTLHSAEQVNEMRKYLTPELFNELSQEISGNDEPAEFPELNAELVDCATEEGRMVSSVRFYGKVSESLHSAPAPFQEIWHFVRPINGDPRWMVAGIQQL; from the coding sequence ATGAGCCAATTTAGTCGTACTCTGATGGTTACCCTACTCACTGCATCGTTATTTGCCAGCGGCATGGCCGAAGCAAAGCGTGTGGGTGGCGGCCGCTCCAGCGGCATGCAACGCAGCCAGACGACGCGCCCGGCAGCACCACCTCCTCAGCGCAATGTTGCTCCTGCACAGCAACCCGGACAAGCCTCACCCCAGCCACAACGCAGTGGCATGGGCTCGATCATTGGCGGTGTCGCTGCGGGTGCATTGGGCGGCTATTTATTAGGCAACCTGCTTAATTCAAACAATGCTTCCGGCACTTCGCAATCTGCTGGTGGCGGCTTCCCATGGGGCTTATTACTACTATTGGGCGCAGGCGGCTACTTTGCCATGCGGATGATGCGCCGTCGTAAAGAAGCTGCATTAGCAGCCAGCCCTGCATTTGCAGGCATGCCAAACCAAGACAGCGCACAAACAGACCGCGTTTTTCGCATGGGTGATCAGGCAGCAGCCGTTACTTCGGCCTCGGGCATTACCCGCCTGCCAGATGGCACAGAAACAGCGGCATTCTTGCGTCAGGCACGAGGCAGTTTTATGCATATGCAAACCCTGCACTCGGCTGAGCAAGTCAATGAAATGCGCAAATACTTAACGCCTGAGCTGTTTAACGAGCTAAGCCAGGAAATCTCAGGTAATGACGAGCCTGCAGAGTTTCCCGAGCTCAATGCAGAGCTTGTCGATTGCGCAACCGAAGAAGGCAGAATGGTTTCCAGCGTGCGCTTTTACGGCAAAGTGAGTGAATCACTTCACTCTGCACCTGCGCCATTCCAAGAAATATGGCATTTTGTACGCCCTATTAACGGCGACCCGCGCTGGATGGTCGCTGGGATTCAGCAGCTATAA
- a CDS encoding dihydroneopterin aldolase — MDIIYLHEVRARTLIGWYDWERVAPQVVELDLEIGIPSARACASDDLVDTIDYDAVVRHIRKVLEERHFLLLEALAEHIAQLIMQDFGAPWAKVSVTKLGILHEVGRVGVTIERGHRA, encoded by the coding sequence ATGGACATTATCTATTTACACGAAGTGCGTGCGCGCACCCTTATTGGCTGGTATGACTGGGAGCGCGTTGCGCCGCAAGTTGTAGAGCTTGATCTGGAAATTGGCATCCCTTCTGCACGTGCCTGTGCCAGCGATGACTTAGTCGATACCATTGATTACGATGCGGTAGTCAGACACATTCGCAAAGTGCTTGAAGAACGCCATTTCCTACTACTTGAAGCCCTCGCAGAGCATATTGCACAGCTCATCATGCAAGATTTTGGCGCACCATGGGCCAAGGTTTCTGTCACCAAACTGGGCATCTTGCATGAGGTTGGCCGGGTAGGCGTCACGATCGAGCGGGGCCATCGCGCCTGA
- the plsY gene encoding glycerol-3-phosphate 1-O-acyltransferase PlsY: MTPLILILVSYLIGSLSFAVIVSKASGLADPRSYGSGNPGATNVLRSGNKKAALLTLLGDALKGWLAIVLAQAAARSLGLGPEVIALAAVAVTVGHMWPIFFSFKGGKGVATAAGILLALDWRVGLLTLLLWLVVAKGMKISSLAALLAALLAPVLAWVWLTSSAQIAAVFVISVLLIWRHERNIRDLLTGKEGQIGEQVDKQ, translated from the coding sequence ATGACACCGTTAATTCTAATTTTAGTAAGCTACCTGATCGGCTCCCTTTCTTTTGCCGTGATTGTCTCCAAAGCCAGTGGTTTAGCCGATCCGCGTAGTTATGGCTCGGGCAACCCTGGTGCCACAAATGTTTTACGCAGCGGCAATAAAAAAGCAGCTTTGCTCACTTTATTAGGCGATGCACTTAAAGGCTGGCTGGCCATTGTGCTGGCGCAGGCTGCGGCCCGCTCTTTAGGTTTAGGTCCAGAGGTGATTGCTCTGGCCGCTGTCGCAGTCACAGTTGGCCATATGTGGCCTATCTTTTTTAGCTTTAAAGGTGGCAAAGGCGTGGCAACCGCAGCGGGTATTTTGCTGGCGCTGGATTGGCGTGTTGGATTATTAACGCTGCTGCTTTGGTTGGTGGTCGCCAAGGGAATGAAAATTTCTTCTCTGGCTGCACTGCTGGCCGCCTTGCTTGCGCCCGTACTGGCTTGGGTCTGGTTGACGTCTTCTGCGCAAATTGCGGCTGTGTTTGTGATATCCGTGCTACTGATCTGGCGTCATGAAAGAAATATCAGGGATCTATTAACAGGAAAAGAAGGGCAGATTGGTGAGCAGGTCGATAAACAATAA